Proteins encoded by one window of Chondromyces crocatus:
- a CDS encoding sulfatase-like hydrolase/transferase: MKSPSDPSVGRRRLPGIAILLAPGLFVLVSDVVRRWGQIVTFDRPHALGYAASAVGSLLFWALLLHAASPRAEPEGEAALTGSPRSTSTKPPTPTKRPLLGARIRRALTAARHPLGALFVLLFTLSMGVQAGYHGFYNLYCSRDSQIHSASLPWSLVCTLPLSRPAVLLHLALALGLALVALRLARRWVQPGFAAWAVSTALTPLAFWGIAVIPVSYRLWQSSMPDQIYVHGLVATTKEQLGITNDSPDRRVQRRRPEKVPPLSARPARPRNVLLILQESQRFDVTCVDPELPCDQATPFTHRAMPDRLPLLQARAHASTTAISISNLWSGVSPTERFDTLHTAPLLWEYAHAAGWDTAYWTSQHIEFGNMRLYLQDIPVSHRAAAANLDPRADLDYGAYDRLLTDRAIQEIGELREPFLAVAHYSNIHYPYVADPAHSPFQPSEMNKAPEKNERFRNHYRNVVYLSDLAVGRLVDHLRATDAGKRTVIVYTSDHGESFREHWQLGHTSSLYEEEIRVPTWVDAPEGTLSPDEEASLRSARTDFVWHLDLATTLLDLLGVWDDPAFAPFRARMPGLPVTRPARTVGPMPLTNCTWVWECEFRNWGMMQGPMKIEAREWDGEFHCFNVLNDPDEVVNLGESACAPLPDLARALFHEMPVVTPPGRPVVNWGK; this comes from the coding sequence GTGAAGTCCCCGAGCGACCCGTCCGTGGGTCGGCGCCGTCTCCCGGGCATCGCGATCCTGCTGGCACCGGGCTTGTTCGTCCTCGTCTCGGACGTGGTGCGAAGGTGGGGTCAGATCGTGACCTTCGATCGCCCGCACGCCCTCGGCTACGCCGCCTCCGCCGTGGGTTCGCTGCTCTTCTGGGCGCTCTTGCTCCACGCCGCCTCTCCCCGCGCAGAGCCCGAAGGAGAGGCAGCGCTCACGGGCTCTCCGCGCTCGACGTCCACGAAGCCCCCGACGCCCACGAAGCGCCCCCTGCTCGGCGCGCGCATCCGGCGGGCGCTCACCGCGGCGCGCCACCCGCTCGGCGCCCTCTTCGTCCTGCTCTTCACCCTCTCCATGGGCGTGCAGGCCGGCTACCACGGCTTCTACAACCTCTACTGCTCCCGCGACTCGCAGATCCACTCCGCGTCCCTCCCCTGGTCGCTGGTCTGCACGCTGCCCCTCTCTCGCCCCGCCGTGCTCCTTCACCTCGCCCTCGCGCTGGGCCTCGCCCTCGTCGCGCTACGGCTCGCGCGTCGCTGGGTGCAGCCCGGCTTCGCCGCGTGGGCGGTGAGCACCGCGCTGACGCCCCTCGCCTTCTGGGGCATCGCCGTGATCCCCGTCAGCTACCGCCTCTGGCAGTCGTCGATGCCCGACCAGATCTACGTCCACGGCCTCGTGGCCACGACGAAGGAGCAGCTCGGCATCACCAACGACTCCCCGGACCGCCGCGTCCAGCGCCGCCGCCCGGAGAAGGTGCCGCCCCTCTCGGCCCGCCCCGCGCGCCCCCGCAACGTGCTCCTCATCCTCCAGGAGAGCCAGCGCTTCGACGTCACGTGCGTGGACCCCGAGCTGCCCTGCGACCAAGCCACGCCATTCACCCACCGCGCCATGCCCGATCGCTTGCCGCTGCTCCAGGCCCGCGCGCACGCCTCGACCACGGCCATCTCCATCTCGAACCTCTGGAGCGGCGTCTCCCCCACCGAGCGCTTCGACACGCTCCACACCGCGCCGCTCCTCTGGGAGTACGCCCACGCTGCCGGCTGGGACACCGCCTACTGGACCAGCCAGCACATCGAGTTCGGCAACATGCGCCTGTACCTCCAGGACATCCCCGTCTCCCACCGGGCCGCGGCAGCCAACCTCGATCCCCGCGCCGACCTGGACTACGGCGCATACGATCGCCTGCTCACCGACCGCGCAATCCAGGAGATCGGCGAGCTGCGTGAGCCCTTCCTCGCCGTCGCGCACTACTCGAACATCCACTACCCCTACGTGGCCGATCCTGCGCATTCCCCGTTCCAGCCCAGCGAGATGAACAAGGCGCCGGAGAAGAACGAGCGCTTCCGCAACCACTACCGGAACGTCGTGTACCTCTCGGACCTGGCGGTGGGGCGCCTCGTCGATCACCTCCGCGCGACGGACGCGGGCAAGCGCACGGTGATCGTCTACACCTCCGACCACGGCGAGTCGTTCCGCGAGCACTGGCAGCTCGGGCACACCAGCTCACTCTACGAGGAGGAGATCCGCGTGCCCACCTGGGTCGATGCACCCGAGGGCACGCTCTCCCCCGACGAAGAGGCGAGCCTCCGCAGCGCCAGGACGGACTTCGTGTGGCACCTCGACCTGGCGACCACGCTGCTCGATCTGCTCGGCGTGTGGGACGACCCGGCGTTCGCCCCCTTCCGCGCCCGGATGCCCGGGTTGCCCGTGACGCGGCCCGCGCGCACGGTGGGGCCGATGCCGCTCACCAACTGCACCTGGGTCTGGGAGTGCGAGTTCAGGAACTGGGGCATGATGCAGGGCCCGATGAAGATCGAGGCGCGCGAGTGGGACGGCGAGTTCCACTGCTTCAACGTGCTGAACGACCCGGACGAGGTCGTGAACCTGGGCGAGTCGGCCTGCGCGCCGCTGCCCGATCTGGCGCGAGCGCTGTTCCACGAGATGCCGGTGGTGACCCCTCCCGGGCGGCCGGTGGTGAACTGGGGAAAGTGA
- a CDS encoding DUF2786 domain-containing protein codes for MTAAPSPERATSTATAPSPPPASASEGPAAERPSPPDTADVAKLSAELEAALLRELLETYHALNYSHFRRKLQPAVIALSDTAGRLGRWVADARLIEIGRRLVLEQPWGVVVEVLKHEMAHQYVYEVLKVTHETAHGPRFREVCETLGIDAVAAGMPTAVSTPEENRVLERISRLMALAESANVHEAEAAMAAAQRLMLKYNLDLAQTRAVRRYGFRHVGKPTGRVTESERIVGGILVKHFFVEAIWTPMYLPLEGKRGSVLEICGTTANLEMAAYVHAFLHHTAEQLWLAHKRANGIQANRDRRTFTAGVMLGFLEKLNAERKREIEKGLVWVQDADLSDYYRARYPRVHHVRHSGNQRTEAHAHGRAAGRQIELRRPLEGEGRRGSMLLPPKRG; via the coding sequence ATGACTGCAGCACCCTCACCAGAACGCGCGACCTCGACGGCCACGGCGCCCTCACCGCCTCCGGCCTCCGCGTCGGAAGGCCCCGCTGCCGAGCGCCCCTCTCCGCCCGATACCGCGGACGTTGCGAAGCTCTCCGCCGAGCTCGAGGCTGCCCTCTTGCGCGAGCTGCTCGAGACCTACCACGCGCTCAACTACAGCCACTTCCGCCGCAAGCTCCAGCCTGCGGTGATCGCCCTCTCGGACACCGCAGGTCGGCTCGGCCGCTGGGTGGCGGACGCGCGCTTGATCGAGATCGGCCGGCGCCTGGTGCTGGAGCAGCCCTGGGGCGTGGTGGTCGAGGTGCTCAAGCACGAGATGGCGCACCAGTACGTCTACGAGGTGCTGAAGGTCACCCACGAGACCGCGCATGGTCCCAGGTTCCGCGAGGTCTGCGAGACGCTCGGCATCGACGCCGTGGCCGCGGGCATGCCCACCGCCGTCTCGACCCCGGAGGAGAACCGCGTCCTCGAACGCATCTCGCGGCTCATGGCGCTCGCCGAGAGCGCGAACGTCCACGAGGCCGAGGCGGCCATGGCCGCAGCGCAGCGGCTGATGCTCAAGTACAACCTCGACCTCGCCCAGACGCGCGCCGTGCGTCGCTACGGCTTCCGTCACGTCGGCAAACCGACCGGCCGGGTGACCGAGAGCGAGCGGATCGTGGGCGGCATCCTCGTGAAGCACTTCTTCGTCGAGGCGATCTGGACGCCGATGTACCTGCCGCTGGAGGGCAAGCGCGGCAGCGTCCTGGAGATCTGCGGGACCACGGCGAACCTGGAGATGGCGGCTTACGTCCATGCCTTCCTGCACCACACGGCCGAGCAGCTCTGGCTCGCGCACAAGCGGGCGAACGGGATCCAGGCGAACCGGGATCGCCGCACGTTCACGGCCGGGGTGATGCTCGGCTTCCTGGAGAAGCTGAACGCCGAGCGGAAGCGCGAGATCGAGAAGGGCCTGGTCTGGGTCCAGGATGCCGACCTGTCCGACTACTACCGGGCGCGCTACCCGCGGGTGCACCACGTGCGCCACAGTGGCAACCAGCGCACCGAGGCCCACGCCCACGGGCGCGCGGCGGGGCGGCAGATCGAGCTGCGGCGTCCCCTGGAAGGCGAGGGGCGGCGGGGGAGCATGCTCCTGCCCCCGAAGCGCGGCTGA
- a CDS encoding formimidoylglutamate deiminase, giving the protein MIRTTERGVTLPALASAHSHAFQRGMRGEAQRPGADDKDDFWSWRTAMYALADGLTPESIHEISLVAYRELRDAGVRTVGEFHYVHHQPGGTPYADRTVLADAVIQAARDAGIRIALLRVIYARAGAGRAPEGAQRRFCDPTLEAAIADVEALRARYAGAEDVVIGVAPHSVRAVPPDWLPEIAAYAGRHGLPLHMHVAEQPAEITACLAETGRRPVELLAERGVLSPRFVAVHATHLAPHEPALLGQAGSFACLCPTTERDLGDGLPDVTALRAAGVRLCTGVDSHVMTDPFEDMRAVELGERLRTGRRVTLRAPSAGHGERGENEGRASEGLEGEVWSPAGALWHIGSQLGAEACGFADAGGTITLDRTAPQLALVREERLLDAIVFSGSPALVGR; this is encoded by the coding sequence ATGATCCGAACGACCGAGCGCGGTGTGACCTTGCCCGCCCTGGCGAGCGCGCACTCGCACGCCTTCCAGCGGGGGATGCGCGGCGAAGCCCAGCGCCCCGGAGCGGACGACAAGGACGACTTCTGGTCCTGGCGAACGGCGATGTACGCCCTCGCCGACGGGCTGACGCCGGAGTCGATCCACGAGATCTCCCTCGTGGCCTACCGCGAGCTGCGCGACGCCGGCGTGCGGACCGTCGGGGAGTTCCACTACGTGCACCACCAGCCCGGAGGCACGCCGTACGCCGACCGCACGGTGCTCGCCGACGCCGTGATCCAGGCCGCACGTGACGCCGGGATCCGCATCGCTCTCCTGCGGGTCATCTATGCGCGGGCGGGCGCCGGGAGGGCTCCCGAGGGCGCGCAGCGACGGTTCTGCGATCCCACCCTGGAGGCGGCAATCGCCGACGTGGAGGCCCTCCGCGCGCGCTACGCGGGCGCCGAGGACGTGGTGATCGGCGTGGCCCCCCACAGCGTGCGCGCCGTGCCCCCGGACTGGCTCCCCGAGATCGCGGCCTACGCGGGCCGACACGGGCTTCCCCTCCACATGCACGTCGCCGAGCAGCCGGCCGAGATCACCGCCTGCCTCGCAGAGACGGGCCGGAGGCCGGTGGAGTTGCTCGCCGAGCGGGGCGTGCTGTCCCCTCGCTTCGTCGCCGTGCACGCCACGCACCTCGCCCCGCACGAGCCTGCCCTGCTCGGACAGGCGGGGTCCTTCGCCTGCCTGTGCCCGACGACCGAGCGGGATCTCGGCGACGGCTTGCCTGACGTGACGGCCCTCCGGGCAGCGGGCGTGCGCCTCTGCACGGGCGTGGACAGCCATGTGATGACCGATCCCTTCGAAGACATGCGCGCGGTGGAGCTGGGCGAGCGCTTGCGCACGGGGCGGCGGGTGACACTGCGAGCACCGAGTGCGGGGCACGGCGAGCGCGGGGAGAATGAGGGAAGAGCGAGCGAAGGACTCGAGGGCGAAGTATGGTCACCAGCCGGAGCGCTGTGGCACATCGGATCGCAGCTCGGCGCCGAAGCCTGCGGATTCGCGGACGCTGGGGGAACGATCACCCTCGACCGCACGGCACCTCAGCTCGCCCTGGTGCGCGAGGAGCGCCTGCTCGACGCCATCGTGTTCAGCGGAAGCCCGGCGCTCGTCGGGCGCTGA
- a CDS encoding CBS domain-containing protein, giving the protein MSLSRFERGAIVAELTDDVVSVARRMRDFHVGCVVVVREERVIGIVTDRDLVLRVMAEGLDPSRTCMEDVVTYHPATLAREDSIETALVMMRERCVRRLPIVDAAGKVTGIVTADDLISLLSQELADLGAGIRENVDATESR; this is encoded by the coding sequence ATGTCCCTGAGCCGCTTCGAACGAGGGGCCATCGTGGCCGAGCTGACGGATGACGTCGTCTCCGTGGCCCGCCGGATGCGCGACTTCCACGTCGGCTGCGTGGTGGTGGTGCGCGAGGAGCGCGTCATCGGCATCGTCACCGATCGGGACCTGGTGCTGCGGGTGATGGCCGAGGGGCTCGACCCTTCCCGGACGTGCATGGAGGACGTGGTGACCTACCACCCTGCCACGCTGGCCCGGGAGGACAGCATCGAGACGGCGCTGGTGATGATGCGAGAGCGGTGCGTGCGGCGGCTGCCCATCGTGGACGCCGCCGGCAAGGTGACGGGGATCGTGACCGCCGACGACCTCATCTCGCTGCTCTCGCAGGAGCTCGCCGATCTGGGGGCGGGCATCCGCGAGAACGTGGACGCGACCGAGAGCCGGTGA
- a CDS encoding sulfatase-like hydrolase/transferase yields the protein MARARRVLAVVVLLLPALLVVALDAHLRADRLLELGGIHVASYVGAVIESAVLWGLLLYAASSRRGVLRWAAGGLFIGFAALAVGGQLYFHRQYATYLNLDATLFGTSLAESLFSQLEADGKNFLQSMLLPATAAAVLLWAGRRVVRPRGTTTTRVAGVGALVAAVAVFFVPCSYRKVQASTPDVIYFHAVGGLMKEMAGVGSSAQIRPGLRTPPALPVTTPRQAAPRNVLFILTESVRADVACSTPGGDAGHAALQKPGANGADLAGCRATPQVDAALPHRLPLTQMRSNASTTAIGLAVLWSGLQPVASREDLHGYPLLFDYARSAGFDAAYWTSHHMMFANSRLYVQDLPTSHQCGATELDPVADIDLGADDRLLVDRVAAELPRLHEPFFAVAHFGNTHVPYLEDPADAPFQPSTTSKAPQDNEGYRNLYLNAVHRQDKAIASLIESVRSAPFGDRTVIVFTSDHGEAFREHGQLGHTGAVLDEEIRVPAWIDAPEGTLRADEARSLRTARDELVFHTDVTPTVLDLLGLWDEPALADYREAMIGRSLLRPLGGPATVTLTNCTGIWGCAFRNWGMMRGSRKLEAREWDRTWHCYDVLDDPREERDLGPEACGDLTTLANGIFGGPPGSEAALPMPRDPGAAALQKKPLPPTALQGDGRDPEVQPPRPAEPSGRRKGHLPP from the coding sequence ATGGCGCGCGCTCGCCGGGTGCTCGCGGTGGTGGTGTTGCTGCTTCCGGCCCTGCTGGTGGTGGCGCTCGACGCGCACCTGCGCGCCGACCGGCTGCTGGAGCTCGGTGGGATCCACGTGGCGAGCTACGTCGGGGCGGTGATCGAGAGCGCGGTGCTGTGGGGGCTCTTGCTCTATGCCGCGTCGAGTCGGCGGGGGGTGCTGCGCTGGGCGGCCGGTGGGCTGTTCATCGGTTTCGCGGCGCTGGCGGTGGGCGGGCAGCTCTATTTCCACCGGCAATACGCGACCTACCTGAACCTGGACGCCACCTTGTTCGGCACCTCGCTCGCCGAGAGCTTGTTCAGTCAGCTCGAAGCCGACGGGAAGAACTTCCTCCAGTCGATGTTGCTGCCAGCGACGGCCGCGGCCGTGCTGCTCTGGGCGGGGCGCCGCGTGGTGCGCCCCCGCGGCACGACGACGACGCGTGTCGCTGGCGTCGGCGCGCTGGTCGCGGCGGTGGCGGTGTTCTTCGTGCCCTGCTCCTACCGCAAGGTGCAGGCGTCCACGCCCGACGTGATCTACTTCCACGCGGTCGGCGGGCTGATGAAGGAGATGGCCGGCGTCGGCTCCTCGGCCCAGATCCGGCCAGGGTTGCGGACGCCCCCCGCGCTGCCGGTCACCACGCCGCGCCAGGCTGCGCCGCGGAACGTGCTGTTCATCCTGACCGAGAGCGTGCGCGCCGACGTGGCCTGCTCCACACCGGGTGGAGACGCAGGCCACGCCGCGCTGCAAAAGCCCGGCGCGAACGGCGCGGATCTCGCTGGATGCCGCGCCACGCCGCAGGTGGACGCGGCACTACCCCATCGCCTGCCGCTGACGCAGATGCGCTCGAACGCCTCCACGACGGCGATTGGCCTCGCGGTGCTCTGGTCCGGGCTCCAGCCCGTGGCTTCGCGCGAGGACCTCCACGGCTACCCGCTGCTCTTCGACTATGCGCGGAGCGCCGGGTTCGACGCCGCGTACTGGACGAGCCACCACATGATGTTCGCGAACTCGCGGCTCTATGTGCAGGACCTGCCGACCTCGCACCAGTGCGGCGCGACGGAGCTGGACCCGGTGGCGGACATCGATCTCGGCGCCGATGACCGGCTGCTCGTCGACCGGGTGGCCGCGGAACTGCCGCGCCTGCACGAGCCGTTCTTCGCGGTCGCGCACTTCGGCAACACCCACGTGCCGTACCTGGAGGACCCGGCGGACGCCCCCTTCCAGCCCTCGACCACCAGCAAGGCGCCCCAGGACAACGAGGGCTACCGGAACCTCTACCTGAACGCCGTGCACCGGCAGGACAAGGCCATCGCCTCGCTGATCGAGTCGGTGCGGAGCGCGCCGTTCGGTGACCGCACGGTCATCGTCTTCACCTCGGATCACGGCGAGGCGTTCCGCGAGCATGGCCAGCTCGGCCACACGGGCGCGGTGCTCGACGAGGAGATCCGGGTGCCCGCGTGGATCGATGCCCCCGAGGGGACCTTGCGCGCGGACGAGGCGCGCTCGCTCCGGACGGCGCGTGACGAGCTGGTGTTCCACACCGACGTGACCCCGACGGTGCTCGATCTGCTCGGCCTCTGGGACGAGCCCGCGCTCGCGGACTACCGCGAGGCGATGATCGGCCGCAGCCTGCTCCGACCCCTGGGCGGTCCGGCCACGGTGACGCTCACCAACTGCACGGGCATCTGGGGCTGCGCGTTCCGCAACTGGGGCATGATGCGCGGCTCGCGCAAGCTGGAAGCGCGCGAGTGGGATCGCACCTGGCACTGCTACGACGTGCTCGACGATCCGCGCGAGGAGCGCGATCTGGGTCCGGAAGCGTGCGGTGATCTCACGACGCTCGCCAACGGCATCTTCGGGGGTCCGCCCGGCAGCGAAGCCGCGCTGCCGATGCCGCGAGACCCTGGCGCGGCGGCACTCCAGAAGAAGCCGCTGCCCCCGACCGCGCTCCAGGGCGACGGGCGGGACCCCGAGGTGCAGCCACCTCGCCCCGCGGAGCCGAGCGGCAGGCGCAAGGGCCACCTCCCCCCGTGA